The Methylobacterium sp. PvR107 genome contains a region encoding:
- a CDS encoding formylmethanofuran dehydrogenase subunit C, translating into MSTLTLRAAPPERLDFLAINPLALSGLSQSEAERLEVGTSRTGVRLGDCFAVSLDRSSTLTIDGGHERLDRVGASLSEGTIRVVGDVGQRLGAGMAGGSLTVIGNAGPYAASGASGGTITIEGDAGDYAGGAVYGAKAGLDGATLIIRGSAGAHLGDRMRRGTIVAGRAGAFAGSRMIAGTLAALAVGDHPGLGMRRGTLVLGSHGRMAATFVETGTHDLVFLRLLATALRRVSTEHADLLGKPLRRYSGDLATIAKGEIWVAA; encoded by the coding sequence TTGAGCACCCTCACCCTGCGCGCGGCCCCGCCCGAGCGGCTGGATTTCCTCGCCATCAACCCGCTGGCGCTCAGCGGCCTCTCGCAGAGCGAGGCCGAACGCCTGGAGGTGGGAACCAGCCGAACCGGCGTGCGTCTCGGTGACTGCTTCGCCGTCTCCCTCGACCGCTCCAGCACCCTGACCATCGACGGTGGCCACGAACGCTTGGACCGCGTTGGCGCATCCCTGTCGGAGGGCACGATCCGCGTCGTCGGCGACGTCGGCCAGCGGCTCGGCGCCGGTATGGCCGGCGGCAGCCTGACTGTCATCGGGAACGCCGGTCCCTACGCGGCTTCCGGCGCCTCCGGCGGCACGATCACCATTGAGGGCGATGCCGGCGATTACGCGGGCGGCGCGGTCTACGGTGCCAAGGCAGGGCTCGACGGTGCGACGTTAATCATCCGGGGCAGCGCGGGCGCGCATCTCGGCGACCGGATGCGGCGCGGGACCATCGTGGCCGGCCGCGCCGGCGCTTTCGCGGGTTCGCGCATGATTGCCGGTACACTCGCCGCGCTCGCGGTGGGCGATCATCCGGGTCTCGGCATGCGTCGTGGGACGCTCGTTCTGGGTTCGCACGGGCGCATGGCTGCGACCTTCGTGGAGACGGGGACGCACGACCTCGTGTTCCTGCGCCTGCTGGCGACGGCCCTGCGCCGTGTCAGCACCGAGCACGCCGACCTTCTCGGGAAGCCGCTGCGTCGCTACTCCGGCGACCTCGCAACCATTGCCAAGGGCGAGATCTGGGTCGCGGCCTGA
- a CDS encoding HAMP domain-containing sensor histidine kinase — MRSLKVRFALLLGGTAIVVVLAAAAALAAIGAAERTVDRTLEAQRRLELLAELSGRLTQFGLAAVETVGNPDNQPEAMAIARDNADRALTTVDEALAKSFPPSDDPADRMQYAARTRPMAQLRAARAVLDRQVALIGRQTDPERRQDAIKGALNGFGAMTGQPLSFLIEVERRSMALGSEQARALSARLRVAAASAVAAALVLLAILYRGVTRPTLARIEEVRRAASAIGRGALDTRLSVATRDELGLLMTNVNRMAARLARRESRVAADRAALEDTVAARTADLRAANARLEAVDQSRRRFFADVSHELRTPLTVILGECDLALRSASRGGDPGPVFATIKKRAQRLKLRVEDLLRVARSESGEIAFDKRPLGLALVLSEAVDNMASEAARRRVDLILEPGTRDVECLADREWIRQTVESLVDNALSHAAGLSRVEVALAAGPGPIGRITVTDDGPGFDAAEAELFERFRRGKSAGPDETGFGIGLALARWIVEQHGGTIRLGAGPDGRGARVSLDLPALDPAWDEQAAGHAAGGAQVKESAA, encoded by the coding sequence ATGCGCTCGCTGAAGGTCCGTTTCGCGCTGCTGCTCGGTGGCACGGCCATCGTGGTTGTGCTGGCCGCGGCTGCGGCCTTGGCGGCGATCGGGGCCGCGGAGCGGACGGTCGACCGCACTCTCGAGGCGCAGCGTCGTTTGGAGCTGCTGGCCGAGTTGTCCGGCCGCCTCACCCAGTTCGGTCTCGCCGCCGTGGAGACCGTGGGCAATCCCGACAACCAGCCAGAGGCGATGGCGATTGCCCGCGACAATGCCGACCGGGCCCTGACCACCGTGGATGAAGCCCTGGCCAAGAGTTTCCCGCCGAGCGATGATCCAGCCGACCGGATGCAGTATGCGGCGCGCACGCGTCCCATGGCGCAACTGCGGGCAGCCCGTGCGGTCCTCGACCGGCAGGTGGCGCTGATCGGCCGCCAGACCGATCCGGAGCGGCGCCAGGACGCGATCAAGGGCGCGCTGAACGGGTTCGGCGCCATGACCGGCCAGCCGCTCTCGTTCCTGATCGAGGTCGAGCGGCGCAGCATGGCCTTGGGGTCGGAGCAGGCCCGGGCGCTTTCGGCGCGCCTGCGGGTCGCGGCGGCTTCGGCGGTGGCTGCTGCCTTGGTCCTGCTCGCGATCCTCTACCGCGGGGTCACCCGTCCGACGCTCGCGCGCATCGAGGAGGTCCGTCGGGCGGCGAGCGCCATCGGCCGCGGCGCCCTCGACACGCGACTGTCCGTGGCAACCCGCGACGAGCTCGGCCTGCTGATGACCAACGTCAACCGCATGGCCGCCCGCCTCGCCCGGCGGGAATCGCGCGTGGCGGCGGATCGGGCCGCGTTGGAAGACACCGTGGCGGCGCGCACCGCCGACCTTCGCGCTGCCAACGCCCGCCTGGAGGCCGTCGATCAGTCACGACGGCGCTTCTTCGCCGATGTCAGCCACGAGCTGCGAACGCCCCTGACGGTGATCCTCGGCGAGTGCGACCTCGCCCTTCGAAGCGCGTCCCGTGGGGGCGACCCGGGACCGGTTTTCGCGACGATCAAGAAGCGGGCGCAGCGGCTGAAGCTGCGCGTCGAGGATCTGCTGCGCGTCGCCCGATCGGAATCGGGCGAGATCGCGTTCGACAAGCGTCCGCTCGGGCTTGCCCTGGTGCTGTCGGAGGCGGTGGACAACATGGCGTCCGAGGCCGCGCGTCGCCGGGTCGACCTGATTCTGGAGCCCGGCACCCGCGACGTCGAGTGCCTCGCCGACCGGGAGTGGATCCGCCAGACCGTCGAGAGCCTCGTCGACAACGCGCTGAGCCACGCCGCTGGATTATCCCGGGTCGAGGTCGCGCTGGCAGCTGGACCCGGGCCCATCGGACGGATCACCGTCACGGATGACGGACCGGGCTTCGACGCCGCGGAGGCCGAGCTGTTCGAGAGATTCCGCCGCGGGAAGAGCGCCGGCCCGGACGAGACCGGCTTCGGCATCGGCCTCGCCCTGGCGCGCTGGATCGTCGAGCAGCATGGTGGCACGATCCGGCTCGGTGCCGGGCCGGACGGGCGCGGAGCCCGCGTCAGTCTGGATCTTCCGGCGCTCGATCCGGCATGGGATGAGCAGGCAGCCGGACACGCGGCCGGCGGCGCGCAGGTGAAGGAGTCGGCCGCATGA
- a CDS encoding response regulator transcription factor, which produces MTRILIVEDDVDIRGLLARGLEAEGFEVGTAACVDEALKAAHDPAPGAVLLDINLPDGSGHDVCRSLREGGFPGAILFLSARDEIRDRAEGLALGADDYIIKPFEFDELVARLRTHLMRREQAEAPRSRITAGKLMLDFDTRQASCGEASARLTPREADLLAMLMESIGKPVSRADIFDRLWASQGGLSLNVVDVYIGYLRSKMADFVRYGGPSLVTVRGKGFMLELRGPDFRQ; this is translated from the coding sequence ATGACGCGGATCCTGATCGTCGAGGACGATGTCGACATCCGCGGGCTCCTGGCCAGAGGATTGGAGGCCGAGGGGTTCGAAGTCGGGACCGCGGCCTGCGTGGACGAGGCGCTCAAGGCCGCGCATGATCCCGCGCCCGGCGCCGTGCTTCTCGATATCAACCTGCCGGATGGATCCGGCCACGACGTGTGCCGGTCCCTGCGCGAGGGCGGCTTCCCCGGAGCGATCCTGTTCCTCTCCGCCCGCGACGAGATCCGCGACCGGGCCGAGGGGCTGGCCCTCGGCGCCGACGACTACATCATCAAGCCGTTCGAGTTCGATGAGCTGGTGGCGCGGCTCCGGACGCATCTCATGCGCCGTGAGCAGGCGGAGGCGCCGCGCTCGCGCATCACGGCAGGCAAGCTGATGCTCGATTTCGACACGAGGCAGGCGAGCTGCGGCGAGGCCAGTGCGCGCCTTACGCCCCGCGAAGCCGACCTCCTCGCCATGCTGATGGAGAGCATCGGAAAGCCGGTCTCACGGGCCGACATCTTCGATCGGCTCTGGGCCAGCCAGGGTGGACTCTCCCTGAACGTGGTCGATGTCTATATCGGTTATCTGCGTTCGAAGATGGCCGATTTCGTCCGCTATGGCGGTCCGAGCCTGGTCACGGTGCGCGGCAAAGGCTTCATGCTCGAGTTGCGCGGGCCCGACTTCCGTCAGTGA
- the pqqA gene encoding pyrroloquinoline quinone precursor peptide PqqA, with product MKWAAPIVSEICVGMEVTSYESAEIDTFN from the coding sequence ATGAAGTGGGCTGCCCCGATCGTGTCCGAAATCTGCGTCGGCATGGAAGTGACGAGCTACGAGTCGGCCGAGATCGACACCTTCAACTGA
- the pqqB gene encoding pyrroloquinoline quinone biosynthesis protein PqqB, protein MRVVILGSAAGGGLPQWNCRCPICTLARSEPDRVRPRTQSSIAVSADGSDWLLINASPDIRQQLFDNPQMHPREGLRHSPIRAVLLTNGDVDHVAGLLTLREGQPYTLYATRGILGSVNANRVFDVMADGVVARWPIGMDERFEPLPGLSVTLFPVPGKVPLWLEDETMEIGAETETTVGALIEAGGRRLAYIPGCARVTDGLRDRVAGVDALLFDGTVLHDDDMIRAGVGTKTGWRMGHVPMRGDNGSIDALAEVEIGRRVFVHINNTNPVLVEGSVERADVEKSGWIVAHDGLSLSL, encoded by the coding sequence ATGCGCGTCGTGATCCTCGGTTCCGCGGCCGGCGGCGGCCTTCCTCAGTGGAATTGCCGCTGCCCCATCTGTACGCTGGCGCGGTCCGAGCCGGACCGGGTGCGGCCCCGGACCCAGTCGAGCATCGCGGTCTCAGCGGATGGGTCAGACTGGCTGCTGATCAACGCCTCGCCGGATATCCGGCAGCAGCTCTTCGACAATCCCCAGATGCATCCGCGCGAAGGCCTGCGCCACTCGCCGATCCGCGCCGTGCTCCTGACAAACGGGGACGTCGACCACGTCGCGGGCCTGCTCACGCTCCGCGAAGGTCAGCCCTACACACTTTACGCCACGCGCGGCATTCTCGGGTCTGTCAACGCCAATCGGGTGTTCGACGTGATGGCGGACGGCGTGGTCGCCCGGTGGCCGATCGGCATGGATGAGCGCTTCGAGCCGCTTCCCGGCCTGTCCGTGACTCTCTTCCCGGTCCCCGGCAAAGTGCCGCTCTGGTTGGAGGACGAGACGATGGAGATCGGCGCCGAGACCGAGACGACGGTCGGCGCTCTGATCGAGGCCGGCGGTCGGCGCCTCGCTTACATCCCGGGTTGCGCCCGCGTCACCGATGGATTGCGGGATCGGGTCGCCGGCGTCGACGCGCTGCTCTTCGACGGGACCGTTCTGCACGACGACGACATGATCCGCGCCGGGGTCGGCACGAAGACCGGCTGGCGGATGGGGCATGTTCCCATGCGCGGCGACAACGGCTCCATCGATGCCCTCGCGGAGGTCGAAATCGGACGCCGCGTCTTCGTTCACATCAACAATACCAACCCGGTGCTGGTCGAAGGATCGGTCGAGCGGGCGGATGTTGAGAAATCCGGGTGGATTGTGGCTCATGACGGGCTGAGCCTGTCGCTTTAG
- the pqqC gene encoding pyrroloquinoline-quinone synthase PqqC — translation MNAVFPTPDTADSERLLTPDELEAALRGIGARRYHNLHPFHRLLHDGKLSKDQVRAWALNRYYYQAMIPVKDAAVLARMTDASLRRVWRQRIVDHDGDHEGDGGIERWLKLAEGVGFDRDYVLSTRGILSATKFSVEAYVHFVSEKTLLEAIASSLTEMFSPTIISERVAGMLKNYDFITKDTLAYFDKRLTQAPRDADFALDYVKQHATTPELQRRAMAALTFKCNVLWTQLDALYFAYVAPGLIPPDAWQPGEGLVAEPAQVQAAGIGRKTAPGDRPRLPRGVRLRNDETRGKYVLLAPERTFDLDDNAVAVLKLVDGMRSVADIADELGKTYAADPRAIEADILVMLDGLAEKRVLER, via the coding sequence ATGAACGCAGTCTTCCCGACCCCCGACACCGCCGACAGCGAGCGTCTCCTGACTCCCGACGAGCTGGAAGCGGCCCTGCGCGGCATCGGCGCGCGCCGCTACCACAACCTGCATCCGTTTCACCGCCTCCTGCACGACGGCAAACTGTCGAAGGATCAGGTCCGGGCCTGGGCGCTGAACCGCTACTATTACCAAGCGATGATCCCGGTGAAGGACGCCGCGGTGCTCGCCCGGATGACTGACGCCTCGCTGCGGCGGGTCTGGCGTCAACGCATCGTCGACCACGACGGCGACCACGAGGGCGACGGCGGCATCGAGCGCTGGCTCAAGCTGGCGGAAGGCGTCGGCTTCGACCGCGACTACGTGCTGTCGACCCGCGGCATCCTCTCGGCCACGAAGTTCTCCGTCGAGGCCTACGTCCATTTCGTCTCCGAGAAGACTTTGCTGGAGGCGATCGCCTCGTCGCTGACCGAGATGTTCTCGCCGACGATCATCTCGGAGCGTGTCGCCGGGATGCTGAAGAATTATGACTTCATCACCAAGGACACGCTGGCCTATTTCGACAAGCGCCTGACCCAGGCCCCGCGGGATGCCGACTTCGCGCTGGACTACGTGAAGCAGCACGCGACCACGCCCGAGCTGCAGCGCCGGGCGATGGCCGCGCTGACCTTCAAGTGCAACGTCCTGTGGACGCAGCTTGATGCCCTGTACTTCGCCTACGTGGCGCCCGGCCTGATCCCTCCGGATGCGTGGCAGCCCGGAGAGGGTCTCGTTGCCGAGCCGGCGCAGGTCCAGGCGGCCGGCATCGGCAGGAAGACCGCGCCCGGCGACCGCCCGCGCCTGCCGCGCGGCGTGCGGCTGCGTAACGACGAGACGCGCGGCAAATACGTCCTGCTCGCTCCGGAGCGCACCTTCGATCTCGACGACAACGCCGTCGCGGTGCTCAAGCTCGTGGACGGCATGCGCAGCGTCGCCGACATCGCGGACGAACTGGGCAAGACCTACGCGGCCGACCCGCGTGCGATCGAGGCCGACATCCTGGTGATGCTCGACGGCCTCGCGGAGAAACGGGTTCTTGAGCGATGA
- the pqqE gene encoding pyrroloquinoline quinone biosynthesis protein PqqE: MNALTPNPPAAPAPVGLLAELTHRCPLRCPYCSNPLELDRRSGELDTATWQRVLTEASALGVLHVHLSGGEPTARNDIVEITKSCADLGLYSNLITSGVGGALSKLQALYDVGLDHVQLSVQGVDAQNAEKIGGLKNAQPQKFEFAAKVVELGLPLTLNSVIHRGNIHEVAGFIDLAVKMGAKRLEVAHTQYYGWAYVNRAALMPDKAQVDESIRLVEAARERLKGQLVIDLVVPDYYAKYPKACAGGWGRKLMNVTPQGKVLPCHAAETIPGLEFWNVTDHSLGEIWRDSPAFTAYRGTDWMKEPCRSCDRREKDWGGCRCQALALAGDAAATDPACSLSPLHAKVRALAVEEAAENPPDYVYRTIGSNVRSPLKEEVHS; the protein is encoded by the coding sequence ATGAACGCGCTGACGCCGAACCCGCCCGCGGCGCCGGCCCCCGTGGGCCTGCTCGCTGAGCTGACCCACCGCTGCCCGTTGCGCTGCCCCTATTGTTCCAACCCGCTGGAACTCGATCGCCGCTCCGGCGAGCTCGACACGGCGACGTGGCAGCGGGTTCTCACGGAGGCGTCCGCGCTCGGCGTGCTGCATGTGCACCTTTCCGGAGGCGAGCCGACGGCGCGCAACGACATCGTCGAGATCACAAAGAGCTGTGCGGATCTCGGACTGTACTCGAACCTGATCACCTCCGGGGTCGGCGGAGCCTTGTCGAAGCTTCAGGCGCTTTACGACGTCGGCCTCGACCATGTGCAGCTCTCGGTGCAGGGTGTCGACGCGCAGAATGCCGAGAAGATCGGTGGTCTGAAGAACGCCCAGCCGCAGAAGTTTGAATTCGCCGCCAAGGTGGTGGAACTTGGACTGCCGCTGACCCTCAACTCCGTCATCCACCGCGGCAACATCCACGAGGTGGCCGGCTTCATCGATCTCGCTGTCAAGATGGGCGCCAAGCGCCTCGAAGTGGCGCACACCCAGTATTACGGTTGGGCCTACGTGAACCGTGCCGCGCTGATGCCCGACAAGGCGCAGGTGGACGAATCGATCCGCCTCGTCGAAGCGGCCCGCGAGCGCCTGAAGGGGCAGCTCGTGATCGATCTCGTCGTGCCCGACTATTACGCGAAGTACCCCAAGGCCTGCGCGGGCGGCTGGGGCCGCAAGCTGATGAACGTGACGCCCCAGGGCAAGGTCCTGCCGTGTCACGCGGCCGAGACGATACCGGGGCTGGAATTCTGGAACGTCACCGACCATTCGCTCGGAGAGATCTGGCGCGACTCGCCCGCGTTCACGGCCTATCGCGGGACGGACTGGATGAAGGAGCCCTGCCGCTCCTGCGACCGCCGGGAGAAGGATTGGGGCGGCTGCCGTTGCCAGGCGCTGGCCCTGGCCGGCGATGCCGCGGCCACCGATCCGGCCTGCTCGCTCTCCCCGCTCCATGCCAAGGTGCGGGCCCTGGCGGTGGAAGAGGCGGCCGAGAACCCGCCGGATTACGTCTATCGGACGATCGGCAGCAACGTCCGGTCGCCGCTTAAGGAGGAAGTGCACTCGTGA
- the folP gene encoding dihydropteroate synthase: protein MTPSSGLSDLLPDLGGRTLVMGILNVTPDSFSDGGLFAGEAAAVAQAERLVADGAAILDIGGESTRPGHIPVSAEDEQARVLPVIRAVAPQLPVPISIDTYKASTARVALAAGARIVNDVWGLQREPDIASVAAAHGAPVIIMHNRESIEAEIDIIADMLLFFERSLGIAHRAGIANSEIVLDPGVGFGKTWVQHLEVLRRLPEIRALGFPVLVGVSRKSLLGRLHNRETRPADRLYGSLAAHALAATLGADIVRVHDVAEHIDALRVVDAVMRPGER, encoded by the coding sequence GTGACCCCCTCTTCCGGCCTTTCCGATCTGCTGCCCGATCTCGGAGGGCGTACGCTGGTCATGGGCATCCTGAACGTCACACCCGATTCCTTCTCGGACGGCGGCCTGTTCGCCGGGGAGGCCGCGGCCGTGGCCCAGGCGGAGCGGCTTGTCGCGGATGGGGCGGCGATCCTGGACATCGGCGGCGAATCCACCCGACCCGGGCATATCCCTGTCTCGGCCGAGGATGAGCAAGCACGGGTGCTTCCGGTGATCCGCGCGGTGGCTCCCCAGCTGCCCGTGCCGATCTCGATCGATACCTACAAGGCCTCGACGGCGCGCGTCGCTCTCGCGGCCGGCGCGCGGATCGTGAACGACGTCTGGGGACTCCAGCGCGAGCCCGACATCGCCTCCGTGGCAGCCGCTCACGGCGCGCCGGTCATCATCATGCACAACCGCGAGTCGATCGAGGCAGAGATCGACATCATCGCCGACATGCTGCTCTTCTTCGAGCGGTCGCTTGGCATCGCACATCGTGCGGGCATCGCGAATTCCGAGATTGTACTCGATCCGGGCGTCGGCTTCGGCAAGACCTGGGTTCAGCATCTCGAGGTGCTACGGAGGCTACCGGAGATCCGCGCCCTCGGCTTTCCCGTTCTGGTGGGCGTTTCCCGCAAGTCGCTCCTCGGACGCCTGCACAATCGCGAGACCCGGCCGGCGGATCGGCTCTATGGCTCCCTTGCCGCGCACGCTCTGGCGGCGACACTGGGCGCCGACATCGTCCGCGTGCATGACGTGGCGGAGCATATCGATGCCCTGCGCGTCGTCGACGCTGTGATGCGGCCGGGGGAGCGCTGA
- the folB gene encoding dihydroneopterin aldolase, giving the protein MVGDLIRVTRIAVFGRHGLLPEEAVLGQRFYISLKARLDLSEAGRSDAVAGTVSYADLTQIAVAIGTEQRFNLIEALAEAIAASILERFARIDAITVRVDKPSAPVPAILDEVSIEITRRRGDRA; this is encoded by the coding sequence ATGGTCGGCGATCTGATCCGCGTCACCCGCATCGCCGTGTTCGGGCGCCACGGGCTGTTGCCCGAGGAGGCTGTGCTCGGCCAGCGCTTCTACATCTCCCTCAAGGCCCGTCTGGACCTCAGTGAGGCCGGCCGTTCCGACGCGGTCGCCGGCACGGTGAGCTATGCCGACCTGACGCAGATCGCCGTCGCGATCGGCACCGAGCAGCGCTTCAACCTCATCGAAGCCCTGGCGGAGGCCATCGCGGCCAGCATCCTCGAGCGCTTCGCGCGCATCGACGCGATCACCGTCCGCGTCGATAAGCCAAGTGCGCCGGTCCCGGCGATCCTGGACGAGGTCAGCATCGAGATCACACGCCGGCGCGGAGACCGCGCATGA
- the folK gene encoding 2-amino-4-hydroxy-6-hydroxymethyldihydropteridine diphosphokinase has protein sequence MRAYLGIGSNIGDMAAMLDRAVAGLAAVPGIAVVARSADYRTPPWGKTDQPWFLNGAVAIDTDLDPHGLLDACLSVEHELGRVREERWGPRLIDIDVLAYEGAAVEDARLVLPHRYVRERAFVLVPLAEIAPDLVIGGERVIDALAKLDRSGITRA, from the coding sequence ATGAGGGCTTATCTCGGTATCGGCAGCAATATCGGCGACATGGCCGCGATGCTTGACCGGGCCGTTGCGGGGCTCGCCGCCGTGCCCGGCATCGCTGTCGTGGCGCGCTCGGCCGATTATCGCACGCCGCCCTGGGGCAAGACCGATCAGCCTTGGTTCCTCAACGGTGCCGTTGCGATCGACACGGATCTTGATCCGCACGGCCTGCTCGATGCCTGTCTGTCGGTGGAGCACGAGCTTGGTCGCGTGCGCGAAGAGCGCTGGGGACCGCGGCTGATCGATATCGACGTGCTGGCTTACGAGGGGGCCGCCGTCGAGGACGCGCGCCTCGTGCTGCCGCACCGATACGTGCGCGAGCGCGCCTTTGTACTGGTGCCGCTGGCCGAGATCGCGCCGGATCTCGTCATTGGCGGCGAGCGGGTGATCGACGCCTTGGCGAAGCTCGACCGGAGCGGTATCACGCGGGCGTGA
- the xoxJ gene encoding rare earth element methanol dehydrogenase accessory protein XoxJ: MSSFARIVALCVLSLTGAQGALAQHLPDMVTTDVLRVCGDPGNMPFSERKEDGFENKIAAIIADELKVKVRYYWLTQGPGFVRNTLGTGLCDLIMGQAFGSDLVQTTNPYYRSAYTLVTRKGEFDGVTGLDDARLKGKSIGVIAGTPPVNRMGELGLVSSMKAYAPYQLDPSRKYQTVAAEIVAALAAKEIDAAVLWGPAAGWLAKQSGTALSVVPLLKEPERPPMAYRIAMGVRLGENDWKRTLNTVLRKRKSDIDTVLRAYDVPLLDEEDNKLAAPGER; this comes from the coding sequence TCTGCCGGATATGGTCACGACCGACGTGCTGCGCGTCTGCGGTGATCCGGGCAACATGCCGTTCTCCGAACGCAAGGAGGACGGCTTCGAGAACAAGATCGCGGCGATCATCGCCGATGAGTTGAAGGTGAAGGTCCGCTATTACTGGCTGACCCAGGGCCCTGGCTTCGTGCGCAACACGCTTGGGACCGGCCTCTGCGACCTGATCATGGGCCAGGCCTTCGGCAGCGACCTCGTCCAGACCACAAACCCCTATTACCGGTCCGCCTACACGCTGGTCACCCGCAAGGGCGAGTTCGACGGCGTGACGGGCCTCGACGACGCGCGCCTGAAGGGCAAGAGCATCGGTGTGATCGCGGGAACACCGCCGGTCAACCGGATGGGCGAGCTGGGCCTCGTGTCCAGCATGAAAGCCTACGCGCCGTACCAGCTCGATCCTTCCCGCAAGTACCAGACGGTTGCCGCCGAGATCGTCGCGGCCCTTGCCGCGAAGGAGATCGACGCGGCGGTGCTCTGGGGACCGGCTGCGGGCTGGCTTGCCAAGCAGTCCGGCACAGCGCTTAGCGTCGTTCCGCTGCTCAAGGAGCCCGAGCGGCCGCCGATGGCCTATCGGATCGCAATGGGCGTCCGCCTCGGTGAGAACGACTGGAAGCGCACGCTGAACACGGTGCTACGCAAGCGCAAGTCGGATATCGACACGGTGCTTCGCGCGTACGACGTGCCTCTTCTCGACGAGGAAGACAACAAGCTGGCCGCGCCTGGCGAACGCTGA